DNA from Aliarcobacter butzleri:
TTTTTAATATAGGAGCAAATACTTTTCGTCCAATACTAGATATAAGTAAAGGTTACACATCTGATTTAAATAGCATAGAAGAAAAAAATGACAGGGTAACAAGTAGTTTAAAATGGAATTTAAATGATATTTTCACACTTAGAAGTTCATTTCTTTATGAAGAAACAGATAGAGAAGTTGTTGGAGAAACACTTATTTATACAAGAAATGATGGTTTATATGATGCTTTACTTTATCGTTATCCTAAAGGTGGACAAGGTCATAAAAGTTATGCAGGGAATTTATATTTAGACAGTAAATTTGAAACTTTTAATATTGACCACCTTTTGACAATAGGTTATTCACAAAATTATCAAAACTACAAAAGAGATAAAAATTGGTGGCAACCTAGGTATTGGTTAGATGGAGTAACTTTAGAACAGATAAAAAATACTGTTATTCCAAGAAATCCAAATGAACATGGAGGAAGAATTCCTCTTTCTAAAACAGAGTACAAAAATACACTAATAGGAGATGATATAGTATTTAATGACCAATGGAGTGCTTTAGTTGGATTTAACTATGCAACAGTAGAAAATTGGTCTTCTTGGGGTGGTAGTTATGATAAATCAGAGTTAACTCCAACTTTGTCTTTGATGTATAAACCTTTTGAAGATTTAACAACTTATGTAACTTATATGGAAAGTTTAGAAACAGGAGAAATTGTAGCAGATACATATTCAAATGCAGGTGAAATCTTAGACCCACTTGTAAGTAAACAATATGAGATTGGAGCAAAATATTCAGTAAATGAAAGTATTTTATTAACTAGTGCATTATTTAGAATAGAAAAAGCAAATCAATACTCAAACAATGAAACACCAATGCCAAAATATGTTCAAGATGGAGAACAAGTTCATCAAGGAATTGAATTAACTTTTACAGGAAAAGTAACAGATGATTTAACACTATTTGGTGGAGGAACTTTAATGGATTTGAGTATTGAAGAATCAAATGATAAAAATTTAGAAGGAAAAAAACCAACAAATGCAGCAACAAAAATGGCAAAACTTTATGCAGAGTATAATATTCCACAAATTAATGGATTAACATTAACAGGAGGAGCGTATTATACTGGAGAAAAATATGGAGATGACTTAAATACAGATAAAATCCCAAGTTACACTTTATATGATGCAGGTTTGAGATATAAAACTAAATTAGACAAATATCCAACAACATTTTTATTAAATGTAGCAAATCTAACTGGAAAAGATTATTGGGCTAGTAGTTCATATTTAGGAGATCCTAGAAGTGTTGCATTTTCTATGAAAATGGAATTTTAATATTTAAAATAAAAATATCTTGCGATTATCTTTCAAATATAATCGCAAGTTTTTTGATAATCAAATTTTTCAAAGAATGAATAAAATCTATACATTTATTAAAAAAAGTTCTATTTTAATTAAGTTTTTTTTATAAAATAAGAGTGTATTCTAACCTATCTAATTTAAAAGAAAATATATGCTGTTAAAATCAAAATATAAAGTTGTTGTTCTAATAACTATTTTATTAATCTTCTTTTCGATATTACTTTCAGTTGTAAATTATATTGTTTCATTAAATAATGCACAAAATCAGCTAAAAGAGCAAGCTTTACCACTATCTTTAGACAATATTTATACAGATATACAAAAAAATATAATTCAACCATACTTAGTTTCTTCGATGATGGCAAATGATACTTTCGTTCAAGAATGGCTTACAAATGATGAAGAAAATAATCAAAGAATAGAAAGATACCTAGAAGCTATCAAAAATAAATATGATATGTTTAACACATTTTTAGTGTCAGATAAAACAAAAAATTACTATACTCAAAGCGGTTTTGTAGAAAAAGTAGATGAAAATAATCCAACGGATAAGTGGTATTTTAATTTTAAAAATACTCAAAGTAAACATGAAATAAATTTAGATTTCAATGAACATTTATCAAATAATCTAATTATGTTTATAAATTACAAAATTTTCAACAAAGACTATCACTTTTTAGGAACTACTGGAGTTGCTATCAAAATCTCATATATTGATGATTTACTAAAATCTTTTAGATCAAAACATAAGTTTATTGTTACTTTCTTTAATGAAGATGGAAAAGTTGTTCTATCTGAAAGACAAATAAATAATAAAACTAATTTAGATGAATATGAAGGTCTAAAA
Protein-coding regions in this window:
- a CDS encoding TonB-dependent siderophore receptor, which gives rise to MSLLKKSLIAPSLAILLATNLYSANYTVDTTNATKAIEKISELSNIPFIVDTNILNGKNTNKIQNVQNLDEALKLMFEGTGLEAVVKNNTIVIKKIEGKGTVLEPISVNESYKNGTAENGYLSEDITGIGLWGKRSLQDTPYSMTVIPKDLIENTQANDMAQIFKMNPLTQDGGDQMSGNYYNVIRGFSSNNAIVNGIPLADWYSFTTMEDLERIETISGATGFLYGGGRVGGAVNYVTKKPTLEDKRSITLGNYGGEQYYTHIDLSGQIDEKKVFGYRINALYQDGDSVANVGKEQKFVSLAFDFKPTDNFTMDLNYAHRELDRKNQKPFFNIGANTFRPILDISKGYTSDLNSIEEKNDRVTSSLKWNLNDIFTLRSSFLYEETDREVVGETLIYTRNDGLYDALLYRYPKGGQGHKSYAGNLYLDSKFETFNIDHLLTIGYSQNYQNYKRDKNWWQPRYWLDGVTLEQIKNTVIPRNPNEHGGRIPLSKTEYKNTLIGDDIVFNDQWSALVGFNYATVENWSSWGGSYDKSELTPTLSLMYKPFEDLTTYVTYMESLETGEIVADTYSNAGEILDPLVSKQYEIGAKYSVNESILLTSALFRIEKANQYSNNETPMPKYVQDGEQVHQGIELTFTGKVTDDLTLFGGGTLMDLSIEESNDKNLEGKKPTNAATKMAKLYAEYNIPQINGLTLTGGAYYTGEKYGDDLNTDKIPSYTLYDAGLRYKTKLDKYPTTFLLNVANLTGKDYWASSSYLGDPRSVAFSMKMEF